In the genome of Telluria beijingensis, one region contains:
- a CDS encoding carbohydrate ABC transporter permease: MRAVAPPMPIANAPAATRRKRLFTPARIGVYAFLFSAALFFLLPLYVMIITSFKPMDEIRMGNVFALPGSATLEPWRAAWGAVSQGFWNSVAIAVPSTVIPILLGAVNGYALSFWRPRGANLLFGVLLAGAFIPVQVMIYPLVWMMAHAGVFGSLPAIVVVHVIFGMPLMTLLFRNYYASVPHELFQAARIDGGGFWRIFIQVMLPMSLPIVVVAAIMQVTGVWNDYILGLVFAGRENLPMTVQLNNVINTTTGTRLYNVNMAATILTAAVPLAIYFISGRWFVRGIAAGAVKG; this comes from the coding sequence ATGCGCGCCGTCGCCCCACCAATGCCGATCGCAAACGCCCCCGCCGCCACCCGCCGCAAGCGCCTGTTCACGCCCGCGCGCATCGGCGTCTATGCCTTCCTGTTCAGCGCCGCCCTGTTCTTCCTGCTGCCGCTGTACGTCATGATCATTACCTCGTTCAAGCCGATGGACGAGATTCGCATGGGGAATGTGTTCGCCCTGCCCGGCAGCGCCACGCTCGAGCCGTGGCGCGCGGCCTGGGGCGCGGTCAGCCAGGGCTTCTGGAATTCGGTGGCGATCGCCGTGCCCAGCACCGTGATCCCGATCCTGCTCGGCGCCGTCAATGGCTACGCGCTGTCGTTCTGGCGCCCGCGCGGCGCCAACCTGCTGTTCGGCGTGCTGCTGGCCGGCGCCTTTATCCCGGTGCAGGTGATGATCTATCCGCTGGTGTGGATGATGGCGCATGCCGGCGTGTTCGGCTCGCTGCCCGCAATCGTGGTGGTGCACGTCATCTTCGGCATGCCGCTGATGACGCTCCTGTTCCGCAATTACTATGCGTCGGTGCCGCACGAACTGTTCCAGGCCGCGCGCATCGACGGCGGTGGCTTCTGGCGCATCTTTATCCAGGTGATGCTGCCGATGTCGCTGCCGATCGTCGTCGTCGCCGCCATCATGCAGGTCACCGGGGTCTGGAACGACTACATCCTGGGCCTGGTGTTCGCCGGTCGCGAGAACCTGCCGATGACGGTCCAGCTGAACAATGTGATCAACACCACCACCGGCACCCGCCTGTACAACGTCAATATGGCCGCGACCATCCTGACGGCCGCGGTGCCGCTGGCGATCTACTTCATCTCCGGACGCTGGTTCGTGCGCGGCATCGCCGCTGGCGCCGTGAAAGGTTAA
- a CDS encoding carbohydrate ABC transporter permease produces the protein MLAQRLHVRFAPHLALVPMALVVLGAYIGGALWTLRTSFTASRTFPSDNFIGAAQYVRLFDNERWLLSLHNLAVYGVAFILACMVIGFLLAVFIDQNVKGEGVLRTVFLYPYAMSFIATGLVWQWLLAPGSGIEGAVRQMGFDGFSFDWIVHQDLVIYTVVIATVWQASGLVMALMLAGLRGIDPEIYKAARLDGIPAWRVYLQIVLPMLGPSVATVFLLLSTAVVKLFDAVVAMTQGGPGIASEVPAKFIMDHLFLRSNIGLASAGAVTLLIPVLALLAPYAYARSRRARLAGGHA, from the coding sequence ATGCTCGCCCAACGCCTCCACGTCCGCTTCGCTCCCCACCTTGCCCTCGTGCCGATGGCGCTGGTGGTGCTGGGCGCCTATATCGGCGGCGCGCTGTGGACCTTGCGCACTTCGTTCACGGCGTCGCGCACCTTCCCGTCGGATAACTTCATCGGCGCGGCGCAGTATGTGCGACTGTTCGACAACGAGCGCTGGCTGCTGTCGCTGCACAACCTCGCCGTGTACGGTGTCGCCTTCATCCTGGCCTGCATGGTGATCGGCTTCCTGCTGGCCGTCTTCATCGACCAGAACGTCAAGGGCGAAGGCGTGCTGCGCACCGTGTTCCTGTATCCGTATGCGATGTCCTTCATCGCCACCGGCCTGGTATGGCAATGGCTGCTGGCGCCCGGCAGCGGCATCGAAGGCGCGGTGCGCCAGATGGGCTTCGACGGCTTCTCGTTCGACTGGATCGTGCACCAGGACCTGGTGATCTACACCGTCGTCATCGCCACCGTGTGGCAGGCCTCGGGCCTGGTGATGGCGCTGATGCTGGCCGGCCTGCGCGGCATCGATCCCGAGATCTATAAAGCCGCGCGCCTGGACGGCATTCCGGCGTGGCGGGTTTATCTCCAAATTGTGCTGCCGATGCTCGGCCCGTCCGTCGCCACCGTGTTCCTGCTGCTGTCCACCGCGGTGGTGAAGCTGTTCGACGCCGTGGTCGCGATGACCCAGGGCGGCCCCGGCATCGCCAGCGAAGTGCCGGCCAAGTTCATCATGGACCACCTGTTCCTGCGCTCGAACATCGGCCTGGCGTCGGCCGGCGCGGTCACGCTCCTGATCCCGGTGCTGGCCCTGCTCGCGCCGTATGCCTATGCCCGCAGCCGCCGTGCGCGCCTCGCTGGAGGCCATGCATGA
- a CDS encoding ABC transporter ATP-binding protein, producing MSNVHLRKLCITRGNHEIIRDLDLQIEPGEFLVLLGPSGCGKSTLLHSIAGLIDLSGGAIEIGGRDMSHADPSERGIGMVFQSYALYPTMTVEKNMSFGLKIAGTPKAEVARRVRKTAEMLQLDALLDRKPSQLSGGQRQRVAIGRALVREAGVYLFDEPLSNLDAKLRAELRRELKMLHQALGSTMVYVTHDQAEAMTLATRIVVMQGGRIQQIGTPAEVYDTPANRFVAGFLGSPSMNFIEGSIDAQGRFSAGAVTLPLANGAAAGAVTLAARPEHIHIDDNGPLQATVTLVEPMGNHQVVWLDCGGQALSCIEHDGRPLAMGQAVRFAIDGGRVSLFDPKLGQRL from the coding sequence ATGTCGAACGTCCATTTACGCAAGCTGTGCATCACCCGTGGCAATCATGAAATCATACGAGATCTCGACCTGCAGATCGAGCCGGGCGAGTTCCTGGTGCTGCTGGGCCCTTCGGGCTGCGGCAAGTCGACCCTGTTGCACAGCATCGCCGGCCTGATCGACCTCTCCGGCGGCGCGATCGAGATCGGCGGGCGCGACATGAGCCACGCCGACCCCAGCGAGCGCGGGATCGGCATGGTGTTCCAGTCATATGCGCTGTACCCGACCATGACGGTCGAAAAGAACATGTCGTTCGGCCTCAAGATCGCCGGCACCCCGAAGGCCGAAGTGGCGCGCCGCGTGCGCAAGACGGCCGAGATGCTGCAGCTCGACGCCCTGCTGGACCGCAAGCCGTCCCAGCTCTCGGGCGGCCAGCGCCAGCGGGTCGCCATCGGCCGCGCGCTGGTGCGCGAGGCCGGCGTCTACCTGTTCGACGAACCGCTGTCGAACCTCGACGCCAAGCTGCGCGCCGAACTGCGCCGCGAACTGAAAATGCTGCACCAGGCGCTGGGTTCGACCATGGTCTATGTGACCCACGACCAGGCCGAGGCGATGACGCTCGCGACCCGCATCGTCGTGATGCAGGGTGGCCGCATCCAGCAGATCGGCACCCCGGCCGAGGTGTACGACACGCCGGCCAACCGCTTCGTGGCGGGCTTTCTCGGTTCGCCGTCGATGAATTTCATCGAGGGCAGCATCGATGCGCAGGGACGCTTCAGCGCCGGCGCAGTGACGCTGCCCCTCGCGAATGGCGCCGCTGCCGGCGCGGTGACGCTGGCGGCGCGCCCGGAACACATCCACATCGACGACAATGGGCCGCTGCAGGCGACGGTCACGCTGGTCGAGCCGATGGGCAATCACCAGGTGGTGTGGCTCGATTGCGGCGGCCAGGCCTTGTCGTGCATCGAGCACGATGGGCGGCCGCTGGCGATGGGCCAGGCGGTGCGTTTCGCGATCGATGGCGGCCGCGTGTCGCTGTTCGACCCGAAACTGGGTCAACGCCTGTAA
- a CDS encoding ABC transporter substrate-binding protein has translation MVTPRYLAAACTWLCAAAFMPGIASAQAAAPRAEVIHWWTSGGESSAVQQVAQAFRNAGGVWVDSAIAGGDQSRAVTINRIIGGNPPTAAQFNTSKQFTDVIEQDMLNDVDLVARAQDWDRILPQPLIDVIKHDGHYYAVPLNIHMQTWFWYSKAAFDKAGIEREPASIDELFAALDKLKAAGLVPLAHGGQSWQENILFSALLANIGGRELYLKVIRDRDQATILSPRFREVLLTFKRMKSYVDAGSPGRNWNDATAMLIAGKAGFQVMGDWAKGEFTNAGQQPGKHYGCIPGLRADTPYLMQGDVFVFPRTDKADAVKAQQLLARVVSQPDLQVTFSKLKGSIPVRQDANAAELDLCAQKGIEIIKDRTRQAGVTEVYLTPDQNGAMQDILTAYWNMDIKVDKVQRSIANALKY, from the coding sequence ATGGTCACACCCCGCTACCTGGCTGCAGCCTGCACATGGCTGTGCGCCGCTGCTTTCATGCCAGGCATCGCATCGGCCCAGGCCGCCGCGCCACGTGCGGAAGTCATCCATTGGTGGACCTCGGGCGGCGAATCGAGCGCCGTCCAGCAAGTGGCCCAGGCTTTCCGCAATGCGGGCGGCGTCTGGGTCGACAGCGCCATCGCCGGCGGCGACCAGTCGCGCGCCGTCACCATCAACCGCATCATCGGCGGCAACCCGCCGACCGCCGCCCAGTTCAACACCTCCAAGCAGTTCACGGACGTCATCGAGCAGGACATGCTCAACGACGTCGACCTCGTCGCCAGGGCCCAGGACTGGGACCGCATCCTGCCCCAGCCGCTGATCGACGTCATCAAGCACGACGGCCACTACTATGCGGTGCCGCTGAACATCCACATGCAGACCTGGTTCTGGTATTCGAAAGCCGCCTTCGACAAGGCCGGCATCGAGCGGGAGCCGGCCAGCATCGACGAACTGTTCGCCGCCCTCGACAAGCTCAAGGCCGCCGGCCTGGTGCCGCTGGCCCATGGCGGCCAGTCGTGGCAAGAGAACATCCTGTTCTCGGCCCTGCTGGCCAATATCGGCGGGCGCGAGCTGTACCTGAAAGTGATCCGCGACCGCGACCAGGCCACCATCCTCTCACCGCGGTTTCGCGAGGTGCTGCTCACCTTCAAGCGCATGAAGTCCTATGTCGATGCGGGTTCGCCCGGCCGCAACTGGAACGACGCCACCGCCATGCTCATCGCCGGCAAGGCCGGCTTCCAGGTGATGGGCGACTGGGCCAAGGGCGAGTTCACCAACGCCGGCCAGCAGCCGGGCAAGCACTATGGCTGCATTCCAGGTCTCAGGGCCGACACGCCCTACCTGATGCAGGGCGACGTGTTCGTCTTCCCGCGCACCGACAAGGCCGACGCCGTCAAGGCCCAGCAACTGCTGGCCAGGGTCGTCTCGCAGCCCGACCTGCAGGTCACCTTCAGCAAGCTGAAAGGCTCGATCCCGGTGCGCCAGGACGCCAATGCGGCGGAGCTCGACCTGTGCGCGCAGAAGGGCATCGAGATCATCAAGGACCGCACGCGCCAGGCCGGCGTGACCGAGGTCTACCTGACGCCGGACCAGAACGGCGCCATGCAGGACATCCTGACCGCCTACTGGAACATGGACATCAAGGTGGATAAAGTCCAGCGCAGCATCGCCAACGCCCTCAAATACTGA
- a CDS encoding cation:proton antiporter, with amino-acid sequence MHSAMATTEIYLIAMLLIFAVPYLIWRLGNTDYWAPLVIVQILTGVLLGPGVLGKAYPEYYNFVFNPQVIQSLNGIAWWAVMLFVMLAGIELDLKKAWLHRRESSITAGLALGVPLAFGSVVAAGMLGFAGWIGPQAQGWQFVLGVGMACAVTALPILILLMEKLDILRQPLGQRILRYASLDDIAIWGVLALILLDWERVGRQLGFFLVFIIATRLFRRLMVSIPERDRWFVMLVWLVVCGFAADWAGLHYMVGAFLAGAVMDADWFDQEKLDFLRHNVLLVMMPVYFLSTGLRTNWALGGTAVFIAAGVLLAASVAGKLVGVRIAGRILGWSREEASIIGWLLQTKALIMIIFSNILLDKGVITSETFTALLLMAIGSTMLTIPVVYPKLRRGATLVFKPN; translated from the coding sequence ATGCACAGCGCGATGGCCACCACCGAGATTTACCTGATCGCAATGCTGCTGATCTTTGCCGTGCCCTATCTGATCTGGCGGCTCGGCAATACGGACTACTGGGCCCCGCTGGTGATCGTGCAGATCTTGACCGGCGTGCTGCTGGGGCCGGGTGTGCTGGGCAAGGCGTATCCCGAATACTACAATTTCGTTTTCAATCCCCAGGTCATCCAGTCGCTGAACGGGATTGCCTGGTGGGCGGTCATGCTCTTCGTGATGCTGGCGGGGATCGAACTCGATCTCAAGAAGGCATGGCTGCATCGGCGCGAGAGCAGCATCACGGCCGGGCTGGCGCTGGGCGTGCCGCTGGCGTTCGGCAGCGTGGTGGCGGCCGGGATGCTCGGCTTTGCCGGCTGGATCGGGCCGCAGGCGCAAGGCTGGCAGTTCGTGCTGGGCGTGGGCATGGCCTGCGCGGTGACGGCGCTGCCGATCCTGATCCTGTTGATGGAAAAACTGGACATCCTGCGCCAGCCGCTGGGACAGCGCATCCTGCGCTACGCCAGCCTGGACGATATCGCGATCTGGGGCGTGCTGGCGCTGATCCTGCTCGACTGGGAGCGGGTCGGGCGGCAACTGGGCTTCTTCCTGGTGTTCATCATCGCCACCAGGCTGTTCCGGCGTCTGATGGTGAGTATCCCCGAGCGCGACCGCTGGTTCGTGATGCTGGTGTGGCTGGTGGTCTGCGGCTTCGCCGCCGACTGGGCCGGCCTGCACTATATGGTGGGGGCGTTCCTGGCCGGCGCCGTGATGGATGCGGACTGGTTCGACCAGGAAAAGCTCGACTTCCTTCGCCACAATGTGCTGTTGGTGATGATGCCTGTCTATTTCTTGAGCACGGGCTTGCGGACCAACTGGGCGCTGGGCGGCACGGCGGTCTTCATCGCGGCGGGGGTATTGCTGGCGGCCTCGGTCGCGGGCAAGCTGGTCGGGGTGCGGATTGCCGGCAGAATCCTCGGCTGGAGTCGGGAAGAAGCGTCGATCATCGGCTGGCTGTTGCAGACCAAGGCGCTGATCATGATCATTTTCTCCAACATCTTGCTCGATAAGGGCGTGATCACCAGCGAGACTTTTACGGCGCTCTTGTTGATGGCGATCGGCAGCACCATGCTGACGATTCCCGTCGTGTATCCCAAGCTGCGGCGCGGGGCCACGCTCGTCTTCAAGCCGAATTAG
- a CDS encoding SwmB domain-containing protein translates to MSVSHSASSDTAFVFIDRSLPDFDQLAAAVKPGTEVVLLDASEDGLQQIAQALAGRSGIDAIHVLSHGSAGALALGSAKVTLDTLAAQGEALGAIRAALADDADLLLYGCDVAQGAQGQAFIAALAAATGADVAASTDLTGSALLGGDWELEAAVGQVDTASLGSGGALAAYGGTLGPLPNNAPTITDYFSTSVSTGMPSLLPDYQVDDADGDILTVTLTATNGNIGNLVDVDNIAPGIQLTGSASAINADLAQATFTANSNGTASVTISVTDGKGGSPVTATSWLAATSPAPAITGGIIDGSAISNGDRTSLITGADGNMYLPAFDSSTQTVTILKWDGSAWSTAATLSAAELEYDELDASVTLGVDQYGKIHVLTSNDDGKEADAVVTLSTYDGAAWSSVEIERLSSPGTAMDDATIQLSGASIVVTSDNVVNIAYHRVAGKEYDAVQEKNFFITNASGGFTFTTTDAGNASVRTLQQFDGPDGDSYVLQADDDNGGLIIHKYRNGEYVDMDHTPVTGRLVGAVTDASGQVVIVTGDYDEDLLAWTLESGMWIPSPIIENPQSGYAYAPYTHVDTDNASGRTGLVKGQDGTVYLAIYDDDRAGTYTSRILRLEDGAWVDGKTSIDEFNALYGLTFAVDASGNVMIVNTYEPDIDLSYIFGHDTDFEAAGGDITPPALVSAAVNGTSLVLSYDEALDNVALMASSFTVNVGGAPVGITNVAMDAAAGKVTLTLSTAVQPNQSVTVSYADVSGGSTPVQDTSGNDAANLVNRVVTNNSVDTLAPTLTSAVVNGTSLVLTYNEALDITQQLGNNAFQVKIGNTTVSVTNVALDGNVGTVTLTLATAVQPGDAVTVSYVVPSSGGVIQDAAGVDAAGLTNQVVANDSSDTKGPVLLTAAVTGSALVLTYSEALDVNHGPGTDDFVVKVDGQPVAVDGVDIDPLTHAVTLTLASAVQPGQVVTVSYLDPTDGDDDFAIQDALGNDAASLEDQEVYNDSDDTLGPVLESATVNGTALVLAYGETLDEDHGPGTDDFVVKVDGQPVVVNGVDVDPLTNTVRLTLASAVQPGQVVTVSYLDPTDDDDDFAIQDTVGNDAASLVDHAVSNNSGDTAAPVLESATVDGTALVLTYGEMLDFSHGPDAGDFVVKVDGEAVSVNDVVIEPQSNLVRLTLTNAVQPNQVVTVSYLDPTDGDDDFAVQDMAGNDAASLVDRTVTNDSADTLAPAFVSAAVNGRTLVMTYSEALDASHAPSGSAFAVNVGGSQVAVSNVAINASAGTVTLTLANAVQQGQAVTVSYLDPTDGNDDHAIQDTVGNDAASVVARAVTNNTPAAGGGNPPVNPPVNPPVNPPAGSTVDGVKVVTEQVRNPDGSTSTKVTIPVVTESREEQVGNNDVADIPLATNASGNPILTAQLPVGFGMTSSGSGIKTAGDALTDLIREIKAHTAAGSTDQEALTGGGSGFIGELASNTSLLVQTIVPTFGGTTSQNAPVAIVGLPAAQDNPQTALVIDSSQLPGGTQLKLDNVDFAAIIGAVNVSGGAGSQKVWGDSASQTIFLGEGDDVLHGGGGDDIVGSAGGNDRVYGDDGDDIVFGGEGDDYVDGGSGRDIAVYSGAGREGYSLRVKDGQLVMKDLHGSDGTDTVVDVEVLRFTGAPADTTERGTVARLVEAASGAKASDAAIDTWIDALDQGTGLAAVARSLLAANGLDKLGNAAFIDALYGNVLDRAADAAGKVYWVAALDAGAIDKAGAALLMADSAEKLALGEPVDLDFNHSDVATLVRMYETLFARHADEDGLNFWIGLHESGASMTVLADWFVASGEASDKYGALTDAQFVDALYQSAFERVGSAGEQAFWVDGLASGRIDRGDVLLGFADSQEMLTLVGAIDTSITTV, encoded by the coding sequence GTGTCCGTTTCCCATTCCGCATCTTCCGATACCGCCTTCGTCTTCATCGACCGCTCTCTTCCCGACTTCGACCAATTGGCGGCAGCCGTCAAGCCGGGCACTGAAGTCGTCCTGCTCGATGCCTCGGAAGATGGCCTGCAGCAGATTGCACAGGCGCTGGCCGGCCGCAGCGGCATCGATGCCATCCACGTGCTGAGCCACGGCAGCGCCGGCGCGCTCGCGCTGGGCAGCGCCAAGGTCACGCTCGACACGCTGGCCGCCCAGGGCGAGGCGCTCGGCGCCATCCGCGCCGCGCTGGCCGACGATGCCGACCTGCTGCTGTATGGCTGCGACGTGGCGCAAGGCGCGCAGGGCCAGGCCTTCATCGCCGCGCTGGCCGCGGCGACCGGCGCCGATGTCGCCGCGTCGACCGACCTGACCGGCAGCGCGCTGCTGGGCGGCGACTGGGAACTGGAAGCGGCGGTGGGGCAGGTGGACACGGCGTCGCTCGGCAGCGGCGGCGCGCTGGCGGCCTATGGCGGCACGCTCGGGCCGCTGCCGAACAATGCGCCGACGATCACGGACTATTTCTCGACCAGCGTCAGTACCGGCATGCCTTCCCTGTTGCCGGACTACCAGGTCGACGATGCGGACGGCGACATCCTCACGGTGACCCTGACGGCCACCAACGGCAATATCGGCAACCTGGTCGATGTCGACAATATCGCTCCCGGCATCCAGTTGACCGGTTCGGCCAGCGCCATCAATGCGGACCTGGCGCAGGCGACCTTCACCGCCAACAGCAACGGCACTGCCTCGGTCACCATCAGCGTCACCGACGGCAAGGGCGGCAGCCCGGTGACGGCGACGTCCTGGCTGGCGGCCACGTCGCCGGCGCCGGCGATCACGGGCGGCATCATCGATGGCTCCGCCATCTCGAATGGCGATCGTACGTCGTTGATCACTGGCGCCGACGGCAATATGTACCTGCCTGCGTTCGACTCTTCCACGCAGACGGTAACGATCCTCAAGTGGGACGGCAGCGCCTGGTCCACGGCGGCCACCCTCAGCGCGGCCGAGTTGGAATACGATGAGCTCGACGCCAGCGTGACGCTCGGCGTCGACCAGTACGGCAAGATCCATGTGTTGACGAGCAATGACGACGGCAAGGAAGCCGACGCCGTGGTCACGCTGTCCACCTACGACGGCGCCGCATGGTCGTCCGTGGAGATCGAACGCCTTTCCTCGCCGGGAACGGCGATGGACGATGCCACCATCCAATTGTCCGGCGCCAGCATCGTGGTCACGTCCGACAATGTCGTCAACATCGCTTACCACCGTGTGGCAGGCAAGGAGTACGACGCTGTCCAGGAAAAGAATTTCTTCATCACGAATGCCTCCGGCGGCTTCACCTTCACTACCACGGATGCCGGCAACGCCAGTGTGAGAACGCTGCAGCAGTTCGACGGCCCGGACGGCGATAGTTATGTCCTGCAGGCCGATGACGACAATGGCGGATTGATCATCCATAAATACCGCAACGGCGAATATGTGGACATGGACCACACGCCAGTCACTGGAAGGCTGGTCGGCGCCGTCACCGACGCCAGCGGCCAGGTCGTTATCGTCACCGGCGACTATGACGAAGACCTGCTGGCATGGACGCTGGAGAGCGGCATGTGGATCCCCAGTCCCATCATCGAGAACCCGCAATCCGGGTATGCGTATGCGCCATACACCCATGTCGATACGGATAATGCCAGCGGCAGGACGGGCCTGGTCAAGGGGCAGGACGGCACGGTCTACCTGGCCATCTACGACGACGATCGCGCCGGCACCTACACGAGCCGCATCCTCAGGCTGGAAGACGGCGCCTGGGTGGACGGCAAGACGTCGATCGACGAATTCAATGCGCTTTACGGGTTGACCTTCGCTGTCGATGCCAGCGGCAACGTCATGATCGTGAACACCTACGAGCCCGACATCGACCTGTCCTATATTTTCGGCCATGACACCGATTTCGAGGCTGCCGGCGGCGACATCACGCCGCCGGCCCTGGTGTCGGCCGCCGTCAACGGCACCTCGCTGGTACTGAGCTACGACGAAGCGCTGGACAATGTGGCGCTGATGGCCTCATCGTTCACGGTCAACGTCGGCGGCGCCCCGGTGGGGATCACCAATGTGGCGATGGATGCGGCCGCCGGCAAGGTGACGCTGACGTTGTCGACCGCGGTGCAGCCGAACCAGTCGGTGACGGTGTCGTACGCCGATGTGAGCGGTGGCAGCACGCCGGTCCAGGACACATCCGGCAACGACGCGGCGAACCTGGTAAACCGGGTGGTGACCAATAACTCGGTCGACACGCTGGCGCCGACCCTGACGTCGGCTGTCGTCAACGGCACTTCGCTGGTGCTGACCTACAACGAGGCGCTGGACATCACCCAGCAGCTGGGCAATAACGCGTTCCAGGTCAAGATCGGCAACACGACCGTCAGCGTGACCAACGTGGCCCTCGATGGCAACGTCGGGACGGTCACGCTGACGCTGGCCACGGCCGTGCAGCCGGGCGACGCGGTCACGGTGTCGTACGTGGTGCCGAGCAGCGGGGGGGTGATCCAGGACGCCGCCGGCGTCGATGCCGCCGGGCTGACCAATCAGGTTGTCGCTAACGATTCCAGCGATACGAAGGGGCCGGTCCTGCTGACGGCCGCCGTGACCGGCAGCGCGCTGGTGCTGACCTATAGCGAGGCGCTGGACGTGAACCACGGTCCCGGCACCGATGACTTCGTGGTGAAGGTCGACGGCCAGCCGGTGGCGGTGGACGGCGTCGACATCGATCCGCTCACGCATGCCGTCACGCTGACACTGGCAAGCGCGGTGCAGCCGGGCCAGGTGGTGACGGTGTCCTACCTTGATCCGACTGATGGCGACGACGACTTTGCGATCCAGGATGCGCTCGGCAACGATGCCGCCAGCCTGGAGGACCAGGAGGTGTACAACGATTCGGACGATACGCTGGGTCCGGTGCTGGAGAGCGCCACCGTCAACGGTACCGCACTGGTGCTGGCCTACGGCGAGACCCTGGACGAGGACCACGGTCCCGGCACCGATGACTTCGTGGTGAAGGTCGACGGCCAGCCGGTGGTGGTGAACGGCGTCGACGTCGATCCGCTCACGAATACCGTCAGGCTGACGCTGGCAAGCGCCGTGCAGCCGGGCCAGGTCGTCACGGTGTCGTACCTTGATCCGACCGACGACGACGACGACTTCGCGATCCAGGATACGGTCGGCAACGATGCCGCCAGCCTGGTCGACCATGCCGTCAGCAACAACTCGGGCGATACGGCCGCCCCGGTACTGGAGAGCGCCACCGTCGACGGCACGGCGCTGGTGCTGACCTATGGCGAGATGCTGGACTTCAGCCATGGCCCCGACGCCGGCGACTTCGTCGTGAAGGTCGATGGCGAGGCTGTATCGGTGAACGACGTCGTCATCGAACCGCAGTCGAACCTCGTCCGGCTTACCTTGACGAACGCGGTGCAGCCGAACCAGGTCGTGACGGTGTCGTACCTCGATCCGACCGACGGCGACGACGACTTCGCGGTCCAGGACATGGCCGGCAACGACGCCGCCAGCCTGGTCGACCGGACGGTGACGAACGACTCCGCCGACACGCTGGCCCCGGCCTTCGTGTCGGCCGCGGTCAACGGCCGCACGCTGGTGATGACCTATAGCGAGGCGCTCGATGCCAGCCATGCCCCGTCGGGGTCGGCGTTCGCCGTCAACGTCGGCGGTAGCCAGGTGGCCGTCAGCAATGTCGCCATCAATGCCAGCGCCGGGACCGTGACGCTGACGCTGGCGAATGCCGTCCAGCAGGGCCAGGCGGTGACGGTGTCGTACCTTGATCCGACCGACGGCAACGACGACCATGCGATCCAGGACACGGTCGGAAACGACGCCGCCAGCGTGGTGGCGCGGGCGGTGACGAACAACACCCCGGCCGCGGGCGGCGGTAATCCTCCTGTGAATCCGCCGGTGAATCCGCCGGTGAATCCGCCGGCCGGCAGCACCGTGGACGGCGTCAAGGTGGTGACCGAGCAGGTGCGCAATCCCGATGGCAGCACCTCGACCAAGGTGACCATCCCGGTCGTGACCGAGTCGCGCGAAGAGCAGGTCGGCAACAACGACGTCGCCGACATCCCGCTGGCCACGAATGCGTCTGGCAACCCGATCCTGACAGCGCAGCTGCCGGTCGGCTTCGGCATGACGAGCTCCGGTTCGGGGATCAAGACGGCCGGCGACGCGCTGACCGACCTGATCCGCGAGATCAAGGCCCACACCGCGGCCGGATCGACCGACCAGGAAGCGCTTACCGGCGGCGGCAGCGGTTTCATCGGCGAGCTGGCGTCCAACACCTCCCTGCTGGTCCAGACCATCGTGCCGACGTTCGGCGGCACGACGTCGCAGAACGCTCCGGTGGCGATCGTGGGCCTGCCAGCGGCGCAGGACAATCCACAGACGGCGCTCGTGATCGACAGCTCGCAACTGCCGGGCGGCACCCAGCTCAAGCTGGACAACGTCGACTTCGCGGCCATCATCGGCGCGGTCAATGTGAGCGGCGGCGCCGGGTCGCAGAAAGTGTGGGGCGACAGCGCCAGCCAGACCATCTTCCTGGGCGAAGGCGACGACGTGCTGCACGGCGGCGGCGGCGACGACATCGTCGGCAGCGCCGGCGGCAACGACCGCGTCTACGGCGACGATGGAGACGACATCGTGTTCGGCGGCGAGGGCGACGACTACGTCGATGGCGGCAGCGGCCGCGACATCGCCGTCTACAGCGGCGCCGGCCGCGAGGGCTACAGCCTGCGCGTGAAGGACGGCCAGCTGGTGATGAAGGACCTGCACGGCAGCGACGGCACCGACACCGTGGTCGACGTCGAGGTGCTGCGCTTCACCGGCGCACCGGCCGACACGACCGAGCGCGGCACGGTGGCGCGTCTGGTCGAGGCGGCCAGCGGCGCCAAGGCCAGCGACGCCGCGATCGATACCTGGATCGATGCGCTGGACCAGGGGACCGGCCTGGCCGCCGTGGCGCGCAGCCTGCTCGCGGCCAACGGCCTGGACAAGCTGGGCAATGCCGCCTTCATCGATGCGCTGTACGGCAATGTGCTGGACCGCGCCGCCGACGCCGCGGGCAAGGTCTACTGGGTCGCGGCGCTCGACGCCGGCGCGATCGACAAGGCCGGCGCCGCGCTGCTGATGGCCGATTCGGCCGAGAAGCTGGCGCTGGGCGAGCCGGTCGACCTGGACTTCAACCACAGCGACGTGGCCACCCTGGTGCGCATGTACGAAACGCTGTTCGCGCGCCATGCGGACGAGGATGGGCTGAACTTCTGGATCGGCCTGCACGAGTCGGGCGCCAGCATGACCGTGCTGGCGGACTGGTTCGTGGCATCGGGCGAAGCGTCGGACAAGTATGGCGCGCTGACGGATGCCCAGTTCGTCGACGCCCTGTACCAGAGCGCCTTCGAGCGCGTCGGCAGTGCCGGCGAGCAGGCGTTCTGGGTCGACGGCCTGGCGTCCGGCCGGATCGACCGCGGCGACGTGTTGCTGGGCTTTGCGGACTCGCAAGAGATGCTGACGCTGGTCGGCGCCATCGATACCAGCATCACGACCGTTTGA